Proteins encoded by one window of Desulfobaculum bizertense DSM 18034:
- the glmS gene encoding glutamine--fructose-6-phosphate transaminase (isomerizing) — protein MCGIIGYTGHRPAVPVLVEGLRRLEYRGYDSAGVAYVQNGEMSVLRAEGKLASLEEKVAGVSHHLATTGIGHTRWATHGVPVERNAHPHVDNSGRLAMIHNGIIENFEEQREWLKERGYHFNSDTDSEVLVNLISEGMKADRSLPEAISWALGRVEGAYAIVVLDCTDPERLYAARHASPMVFGKGVGENFVASDIPAFLPYTREVIFLDDDELVELTPSSWRVMDVKTLEPVEKTIDHINWDVQAAQKGGYKHFMLKEIFEQPKVITDCLAGRINMQDMSVQLPELESLAAPKRLHILACGTSYHAGMWGKYLIESWARIPVSVEIASEFRYRDLILDEDDVVLSISQSGETADTLAGMRRAKEFGATIIGLCNVVGSSVAREADHVLYTQAGPEISVASTKAMCSQLVLLYLLAMHWGRQKKTLPDDVRDNAVKNILALPTVLETELPRLRTRATELSRLYSASHSFMYLGRGFQFPLALEGALKLKEISYIHAEGYASGEMKHGPIALIDPEFPTFALALHDELFLKVKSNLEEVQARGGRIIALTHPGLDLNVTDPWIIPELWGPLDSFMALSCLQLFAYEVADYLGKDVDQPRNLAKSVTVE, from the coding sequence ATGTGTGGAATTATTGGATATACAGGGCATCGGCCTGCTGTACCCGTTCTGGTTGAGGGGCTTCGCCGCCTTGAATACCGAGGTTATGATTCGGCTGGTGTTGCATACGTTCAGAATGGGGAAATGTCTGTCTTGCGGGCCGAAGGCAAGCTCGCCTCCCTTGAGGAAAAGGTCGCAGGCGTGAGCCATCATTTGGCCACTACCGGCATTGGTCACACCCGCTGGGCAACTCACGGCGTTCCTGTGGAGCGCAACGCGCATCCCCATGTGGACAACTCCGGCCGCCTTGCCATGATCCACAACGGCATCATTGAAAATTTTGAAGAGCAGCGCGAATGGCTCAAGGAGCGCGGCTATCACTTTAATTCTGACACAGACAGTGAAGTCCTCGTGAACCTCATTTCTGAGGGCATGAAAGCAGATCGCAGTCTGCCCGAAGCGATTTCATGGGCTTTGGGAAGAGTTGAAGGCGCGTATGCCATTGTCGTTTTGGACTGCACAGACCCTGAGCGTCTGTACGCCGCCCGCCACGCCAGCCCAATGGTTTTTGGCAAAGGTGTTGGCGAGAATTTTGTCGCATCCGACATTCCCGCCTTTTTGCCCTACACTCGCGAAGTCATTTTTCTTGATGATGACGAACTGGTGGAACTGACCCCCTCCAGCTGGCGCGTTATGGATGTGAAAACACTTGAGCCAGTTGAAAAGACTATCGATCACATCAACTGGGATGTGCAGGCTGCCCAGAAGGGTGGTTACAAGCATTTTATGCTCAAGGAAATTTTTGAGCAGCCTAAGGTTATTACAGATTGTCTTGCCGGTCGCATCAACATGCAGGACATGAGTGTCCAGCTTCCTGAGCTGGAATCCCTTGCTGCTCCCAAGCGTCTCCATATTTTGGCTTGTGGTACGTCCTACCATGCCGGAATGTGGGGGAAATATCTTATTGAATCCTGGGCACGGATTCCCGTTAGTGTCGAGATTGCCTCTGAGTTTCGGTATCGGGATTTGATTCTTGATGAGGACGACGTGGTCTTGAGCATTAGCCAGTCTGGTGAAACAGCAGACACGCTTGCCGGGATGCGCCGAGCCAAGGAATTTGGCGCAACGATTATTGGCCTGTGCAATGTCGTTGGCTCTTCCGTTGCCCGTGAAGCTGACCATGTTCTCTACACGCAGGCTGGTCCTGAGATTTCCGTCGCCTCCACCAAGGCGATGTGCAGCCAGCTTGTTCTTCTCTATCTTTTGGCAATGCACTGGGGGCGTCAGAAAAAAACTCTTCCTGATGACGTTCGCGACAATGCCGTGAAGAATATTCTCGCGCTTCCCACGGTTTTGGAGACAGAATTGCCCCGTTTGCGCACCCGTGCAACAGAGCTTTCCCGTCTCTATTCTGCGTCTCACAGCTTTATGTATCTGGGGCGTGGTTTTCAGTTCCCTCTCGCTCTTGAAGGAGCACTCAAGCTTAAAGAGATTAGCTATATTCACGCCGAAGGGTACGCCAGCGGCGAGATGAAGCATGGTCCCATTGCCTTGATTGACCCTGAATTCCCCACGTTTGCCCTCGCGTTACATGACGAGCTTTTCCTCAAAGTGAAATCTAATCTTGAGGAAGTACAGGCTCGCGGCGGGCGCATTATTGCCCTCACGCATCCAGGTCTTGACCTGAACGTCACTGACCCGTGGATTATCCCTGAGTTATGGGGACCCCTTGATTCCTTTATGGCCTTGAGCTGCTTACAGCTCTTTGCCTACGAAGTTGCCGACTACCTCGGCAAGGACGTTGACCAGCCTCGCAATCTCGCTAAAAGTGTTACTGTAGAGTAG
- a CDS encoding methyl-accepting chemotaxis protein — translation MKYLSLRKKLLFLFFIALSTALCIIATSLFFSSQLTKTQVKTATSLMLSGEKEKIKVATDLMATTLSQSLANTENLEQKQQLLQRGIQNAFFEKDSSGYFYVYQGTVNVAHPVNPSLIGRDLRNTKSSDGIFSVQELNRVAHSGGGFITFTWNKPGSSSPVEKLGYATMIPGTNYWIGSGVYLDDIAQKKQQIQDTAEAHSQRSFLFQTLVALGLLACLLLPMILFISKSILGPIQKTQRAAQKIAAGDFDIHLETARNDEVGELQNALASMAHSLQSTMQELADKEHEAAIQAEEARSAKDDAEEATQQAKHKANTLQLAAHKLAAIIDAVSAASDGIMVQVEQSSRGAHEQALRVDDTAASMEEMNATVLEVARNATETASAAQTSKQIAEEGASFVQQVVEEIDQVAEQSMVLMGNMKKLGKDTESIGEILNVISDIADQTNLLALNAAIEAARAGEAGRGFAVVADEVRKLAEKTMAATRDVASAIQSIQEDTRKHVADTVQSTEKFAHVKEQASISGQSLEKIVTYVSSANNQVQSIAAAAEQQSAASEEISRSISDINQISKETFQAMDSSKNEVLKLKEQVATLHDLIEHMNA, via the coding sequence ATGAAATATCTTTCTTTACGGAAAAAACTCTTATTCCTTTTCTTTATTGCCTTGAGTACAGCCCTGTGCATCATCGCGACAAGTCTCTTTTTTTCATCTCAGCTCACCAAGACACAGGTCAAGACAGCGACGTCTCTGATGCTCTCTGGCGAAAAAGAAAAAATAAAGGTGGCAACAGACCTCATGGCCACCACACTTTCACAGTCTCTTGCCAATACAGAGAATCTGGAACAAAAGCAGCAGCTCCTGCAACGCGGCATTCAAAACGCATTTTTTGAAAAAGATTCTTCTGGCTACTTTTACGTCTACCAGGGCACGGTCAACGTTGCCCATCCCGTCAATCCCTCTCTGATTGGCAGAGATCTCAGGAATACCAAAAGCAGTGATGGTATTTTCTCGGTTCAGGAACTCAACAGAGTAGCTCATTCCGGTGGCGGATTTATCACCTTCACATGGAACAAACCCGGAAGCAGCTCCCCTGTTGAAAAGCTTGGCTATGCCACCATGATACCGGGAACAAATTACTGGATTGGCTCTGGTGTTTATCTTGATGACATTGCGCAAAAGAAGCAGCAAATTCAGGATACCGCAGAAGCCCATAGTCAGCGAAGCTTTCTCTTTCAGACGCTTGTCGCTCTCGGTCTTCTTGCCTGCCTTCTTCTCCCCATGATTTTGTTCATCTCCAAAAGCATTCTGGGTCCCATTCAGAAAACACAACGTGCCGCACAGAAAATAGCTGCTGGCGACTTTGACATCCATTTGGAAACAGCACGAAATGATGAAGTCGGAGAGCTTCAAAACGCCCTCGCATCCATGGCTCATTCACTCCAAAGCACCATGCAGGAGCTTGCAGACAAAGAACACGAAGCCGCCATTCAGGCAGAAGAAGCCCGCAGTGCAAAAGATGATGCCGAAGAAGCGACTCAGCAGGCAAAGCACAAAGCCAACACGCTTCAGCTCGCAGCTCACAAGCTTGCTGCTATCATCGACGCAGTCAGCGCCGCTTCTGACGGCATCATGGTTCAGGTTGAGCAGTCCAGCAGAGGTGCTCACGAGCAGGCGCTTCGCGTTGATGACACCGCCGCGTCCATGGAAGAAATGAATGCAACCGTTCTCGAAGTTGCCCGGAATGCCACAGAAACAGCAAGTGCAGCGCAAACCAGCAAGCAGATCGCCGAAGAAGGCGCAAGCTTTGTCCAGCAGGTCGTAGAGGAAATTGACCAGGTTGCTGAGCAGTCTATGGTCCTTATGGGCAACATGAAAAAACTCGGGAAAGATACTGAAAGCATCGGTGAAATCCTCAACGTCATCAGTGACATCGCCGACCAGACAAACCTCCTTGCTCTCAACGCGGCAATTGAAGCAGCCCGCGCCGGTGAAGCAGGAAGAGGCTTCGCCGTCGTTGCCGACGAAGTTCGAAAGCTTGCAGAAAAAACCATGGCCGCAACCCGTGACGTCGCAAGCGCAATTCAGTCTATTCAGGAAGACACCCGGAAGCATGTCGCCGACACCGTGCAATCAACAGAAAAATTCGCCCACGTGAAGGAACAGGCAAGCATCTCAGGTCAATCGCTTGAAAAAATCGTGACCTATGTCAGCTCGGCAAACAATCAGGTCCAGTCCATCGCCGCAGCAGCAGAACAGCAGTCCGCCGCAAGTGAAGAAATTAGCCGTAGCATCTCTGATATTAACCAAATATCAAAGGAAACCTTCCAGGCTATGGACTCCTCAAAGAATGAGGTCCTCAAGCTCAAGGAACAGGTCGCGACCTTACACGACCTCATCGAGCACATGAACGCCTAA
- a CDS encoding fumarate reductase iron-sulfur subunit, with protein sequence MSRTLRFNIFRYNPQILGAVPEMQRFDLNETKSMTVFIALNRLREEQDPSLKFDFCCRAGICGACAMVINGRPQLACHTKTMDLPDQITLLPLPFFKCLGDLSVDTGVWFQDMNRKIESWVHTDKSFDPEAPEERMCNAEAEAIYELDRCIECGCCVAACGTARMRKDFLGAVALNRIARFIIDPRDERSEQDYFDIIGTDNGIFGCMGLLACEDVCPKHLPLQDQLGYLRRKMGFHAVKKFFGK encoded by the coding sequence ATGTCCAGAACGCTTCGATTCAACATTTTTCGTTACAATCCCCAGATCCTTGGCGCTGTGCCAGAAATGCAGCGCTTCGATCTGAACGAAACCAAAAGCATGACGGTCTTCATTGCCCTAAACCGTCTGCGGGAGGAGCAGGACCCGTCCCTCAAGTTTGACTTCTGCTGCCGTGCTGGCATTTGCGGCGCATGTGCAATGGTCATCAATGGCCGTCCACAGCTCGCCTGTCACACCAAGACAATGGATTTACCAGACCAGATAACCCTGCTCCCCCTTCCTTTCTTCAAGTGCCTTGGTGACCTTTCTGTCGATACTGGCGTCTGGTTCCAGGACATGAATCGCAAGATTGAATCCTGGGTTCACACGGACAAATCGTTTGATCCCGAAGCACCAGAAGAGCGCATGTGCAATGCCGAGGCCGAGGCCATCTATGAGCTGGACCGCTGCATTGAGTGCGGCTGCTGTGTCGCAGCCTGTGGTACCGCCCGCATGAGAAAGGACTTCCTCGGAGCCGTCGCCCTCAACCGTATTGCGCGCTTCATCATCGACCCGCGCGATGAGCGTTCCGAGCAGGATTATTTCGACATCATCGGTACTGACAACGGTATCTTTGGCTGCATGGGCCTTCTCGCCTGTGAGGACGTCTGTCCCAAGCACCTCCCGCTTCAGGATCAGCTCGGCTATCTCCGCCGCAAGATGGGCTTCCATGCTGTAAAAAAATTCTTTGGCAAATAA